The region CGGAAAAACTGTGACCGTGTGCTATGCCTCAACCGAGTGCTCCGTTGTCAGGGAGCCCCAGATTATGCCCTTTCCGCCGATAATTTGGTGGCTTTATATGGCTCAGAATTTGTGCGCTATCGGCATCGCCATTGATTACTTTTAATAACTGCCGGTGTGAAATTTCACCAGAACCATTACCTAACTAATCTTATCCCCATGCCGCCTTTCACCGAGAACCTAAACCTATTCCATTTTCCCTTTATGCAACGGGCCCTATTGGGAGGAATTCTCACGGGCTTAATGGGGGGACTGATGGGCAGTTTTACCGTTTTGCGGCAGTTATCTTTTTTTAGTGATGCGTTGGGGCATTCAGCCTTGTTAGGAATCAGTTTTGGCCTATTGCTGGGCATGGCTCCATCCTCAATGCTTTTGCCTTTTTCGGTGGTGTTTGCCCTGGGGGTCAATTACCTCTTGGAACATACCCGCCTTTGGACCGATGCTTTGCTCAATATTGTTTATTCCTCTTCCCTGGCGATCGGGGTAATTTTATTAACCTTTGTTGGTCAATATAAGGGAGGCATCAACAGTATTTTGTTTGGCGATATTTTAGCCATGGGTCAGAAGGACTTGATGGTGGGAGCTACCTTACTGGTGGTGTGTATCTTGTTCGTGGGTCTGACCCTACAATCCCAAATTTTGCTCACCCTCCATGAACCCCTGGCCATTGCTCGAGGTATTTCTGCCCCGGCCCACCGACGGGCTTTCATCATTCTGTTGTCCTTGGTGGTGGGTACTTCCATTAAGGCGATCGGAGTGTTACTAATTAGCGCCTTTGTGGTCATTCCCGCCTGTGCCGCCCGTTTATTTAGTCGTACCTTTACCAGCTATGTGATTCTATCGGGCATATTAGGGGCCACAGGGGCGGTGTTAGGCATGATCTTTTCTGCCCTATTTAACCTACCTTCCGGGCCGGCGATCGTCGCCATGCACTTAGCAATTTTTCTATTTGCAGTAATCAGTACTAGAGGGAAACTTTCGGTAATCACTTGACTAGATTACAGTCTCCTTAACCAACCATCGCCATTGGCAAATTCCCATTTTTTTTTGTAATGCTATGACTCCTCTAATTACTCCATCTTTGTCTAATTTACCGAAAAGAGGCTTGCCCGTCACCATCATCACTGGCTTTTTAGGTAGCGGCAAAACCACCCTACTAAATCATATTTTGAATAATAATCAAAATCTCAAAATTGCAGTTTTAGTCAATGAATTTGGTGATATCGACATTGATAGTCAATTACTGACGTCCGTTGATCAAGACATGGTTCAACTTAGTAATGGCTGTATTTGTTGCACCATTAATGATGGTTTAGTGGAAGCGGTTTACAATGTGCTAGAAAAAAATCAATTGATTGATTATTTGGTCATTGAAACCACAGGAATTGCCGATCCTTTGCCGATTATGTTAACATTTTTAGGGACAGAACTAAGGGACTTTACCCACTTAGATTCTGTAATTACCCTAGTGG is a window of Synechocystis sp. PCC 7338 DNA encoding:
- a CDS encoding metal ABC transporter permease — encoded protein: MPPFTENLNLFHFPFMQRALLGGILTGLMGGLMGSFTVLRQLSFFSDALGHSALLGISFGLLLGMAPSSMLLPFSVVFALGVNYLLEHTRLWTDALLNIVYSSSLAIGVILLTFVGQYKGGINSILFGDILAMGQKDLMVGATLLVVCILFVGLTLQSQILLTLHEPLAIARGISAPAHRRAFIILLSLVVGTSIKAIGVLLISAFVVIPACAARLFSRTFTSYVILSGILGATGAVLGMIFSALFNLPSGPAIVAMHLAIFLFAVISTRGKLSVIT